One Myxococcaceae bacterium JPH2 genomic window, GGTTCTGTCCGGACTCCACGGTCGCGAGTGCTCCCGCGGACAACGTGGAACCGGAGACCTTGGGGAAGCGCACCGTCATGCGGGTGCCCTTTCCCTCCTCGGAGTTCACCACCAACGCGCCGCCATGCGCCTCCACCACGCGCCGGGTGGTGGCCAGGCCGAGTCCGTGGCCTGGGATGCCGCGCACTTCGGGCGCCCGGAAGAACGGCTGGAACAGCGAGGCCTGCGTGGCGGCGCTCATGCCCAGGCCGTTGTCCGTCACCTCCAGCACCGCGTCCGTGCCCTCGGTGGCCACCCGCACCGTCACCCGAGGCTCCGGCCGGCCCGCCGTGTACTTCACCGCGTTGGACAAGAGGTTGCGCGCCACCACCTGCAAGAGCTGGCCGGGGCAATCCACCTCCACGCCCGCCTCCAGCTCGCGCTCCAGCGCCACGCCCTGCGCGGCGGCCGTCTGGCTCACCTCCAGGAGCAGCGTGCTCACCGCCGTGTCCAGCTCTCCCGCCGTGCGCTCGCCGCGCGTGCCGGCCCGACAGAAGCGCAGGAGCGCCTCGATGAGTTCGCCCATGCGCACCGCGCTCGACTCGCACTGGGCCAGCATCTCCAGCACGCCCGGGTTCTTCACCTCGCCCGAGCGCCGCACCAGCGTCAGGTAGCCCTTGAGCGGCGCCAGCGGGCTCATCAGGTCATGCGCCACGCGTCGGGTGAACGCGTCCAGCTCCTGGTTGTGCCGCCCCAGTTCCTCCAGCTGGCCCTGGATGGTGGCGTCCTGGCGGCGCAGCACGGACATGATGTGCAGGCCCACCATCAGGGACACGAGGATGGCCAGCAGCGTGGCCCCCGCGCCCAGCGCCGTGTTGCGCACGCGCAGCGTGGCCAGGTGGCCCAACAGCTCGCGCGTGCCATCCGAGTTCTCCTGCGCGAGCTGCCCCGCCAGCGCATCCACCTCGATGGCCATGGGGCGGATGCCCTCCACCAGGTGCCGGCGCGCGCGCTCCGCCTCGCGTTGGCGAGAGAACACCGCCGCCGCGCGGACCTGATCCGCCAGCCCCTGGCAGGCCGCGTTGAAGCGCAACCACACCGCCTTCTCCCCCAACGGCATGTCGCGCGTGTACGCGTCCGAGGCCAGCCGGATGTCGGAGAGGATCTCCTCCATCACCGCGTCGGCCTCCTTGCGCTCGGCGTCGTCCGTGGCGCGGATGTGCGCCTCGATGGCGGACTCCAGCGACATCACGTACACGCGAATGCGCCCGATGAGGTCCGCGCGGTTGAGCGCCTCGCGCACCAACCCGTCCACCTGGCGCCCGGTGCGCATCTCCGTCCACAGCGTGAAGCCGGTGACGGCCGACAGCAGCACCACCACGAAGAAGAAGCCCGCGCGGTAGCCGCGCAGCGGTGTCCGGGAGTTCATCACCACAGCGACTCCACCGGGCACGGCCCTTGGCGCCTCGGCCCTCGTTCCATCAATGAGAGGTCCCGTCCTCAGCACCCGCCGCCCCCCCATCCTCTCCCTGGCGATGAGGGAGCGGCGGCAAGGTCCGACGGCGCGCGCGCTCCAGCGCGGACTCGTACCAGACGTCCGACAGCTCCTCGTGCATCGCGGCCAGCTCGCGCTGCTTCGCCTGAAGCTGCGCGTTGTGCTCCTCCAGGGCGTGGCGCTCCAGCTCCGCGCGTCCCAGCTCGTCCATCCGCAGCGCGCGCTCCAGCAGCTCGGCCTCCGCTCGCTCCTGCGCCTGCTCCTCCAGCGCGGACTCCGTCGCGGCCAGGCGCACCGCCAGGGCCTCTGTGCGCTCACGCTCCAGTTGGTAGGCGCGCTGCCACCGGTCCGCCTCCATCACCTGGGCCTCCAGCCGCTCGGGTGCAATGCCCACCGCGGCACACCCCATCCCGACCCATGCCACGCCCGTTGCGACCAGGAGGTACCGCATACACCGTCTCTCCCTGCCCCTGGCCCCGCGACATGCGGAGCGAGAACGGGCCGGGCCTGCCATCGCATGATTCTGACGCGGACGGCCGACGCAGCTTGCTCAAGAGAGGGGGTGTCGTCAAAGCAACCCGCGCCTGCTTGGGGAGCCTGCACCCAATGTTTGCATTCCAACTGAGGAGTTTCTCCCCAGGCGCAACGGGAGGGCAACGCGCGAACCCAGCGGAGTTGCTGTGAATGCCGTCCTGGCATGGCGGGTGCTCAAGCCCCCGTCCGCAAGCCGACGCAATCCCGCGCCGGACCGTCGCATCGGAGCGTTCCATGAAGACCCTGATCGTCGCCGCTGTCCTCGCCGCCACCACCGCGTTTGCCAACACCCCGGCCCCGGCCGCCGCCGAGACCAAGCCGGCCGCCGCCGAGGCGAAGACGGAGGCCGCTGCCCCCGCTCCCGAGGCTGCTCCTGCCGCCGAGGCCAAGCCGGAGGCCAAGCCCGCGAAGAAGGGCACCAAGAAGGCCGCTGCCGCGAAGGACGCGGCCGCCCCGGCCACCAAGTAGTTCGCTGTCCTCCGCCTGTTCGCGGAGTCACCCGAGGGCGCCCTTTCAAAGGGGCGCCCTCGTGGCGTTTCTGGGGATTCCCTGTCCTCTCGGCGGCTCTCCGAGCCTTCCAGCATTGCTGTGATTTGACAGGACGGCGGGAAATCTGCTTAATACGACTTAAGCGAGTGACGTCTCATTCGCGACAGGTGTGGATCCCCCCCATCCCACCTATCGGGAGAGCCCCATGGTCGAAGCCTTCGTCAAAGTGTCCGAAGCCTCGCGGTTGCTGCTGGAGAAGGGGCTCGTCCCCGCGACCGGCGCCGAGGCTCTGGGCATGGTGGCGCACGCGCTGGGCGTTCACCGGGCCTTCATCTTCGAGAACCGCGCCCCCTCCTTCTCCACCAAGGGCCGCTTCGTGGCGGACCTGCGCCACGCGTGGGCCAAGCCCGGAATCGCCTCGCCGCTGGCGAACGCCTCCTTGCGCACCTTCGCCTTCCGGGACTTCGCGCCGGGCTGGGCGGACATGCTGGAGGGCGGGCTGGCGGTGGCGTGCCCCACGGTGGAGGCCCCGGTGATGATGCGCGAGCTGCTCGTGCAGCAGGGCGTGCACTCCTCGCTGCTCTGCCCCATCACCCCCGCCCGCGAGTGGTGGGGGTTCATCGGGTTCGAGGACTGTGAGCGCGCGCGGGTGTGGCGGCCGGAGGAGATCTCCATCCTCAAGTCGCTGGCCCGCGCCGTGGGCGCCTCCGTGCGCCAGGCGCAGA contains:
- a CDS encoding MCP four helix bundle domain-containing protein, which produces MMNSRTPLRGYRAGFFFVVVLLSAVTGFTLWTEMRTGRQVDGLVREALNRADLIGRIRVYVMSLESAIEAHIRATDDAERKEADAVMEEILSDIRLASDAYTRDMPLGEKAVWLRFNAACQGLADQVRAAAVFSRQREAERARRHLVEGIRPMAIEVDALAGQLAQENSDGTRELLGHLATLRVRNTALGAGATLLAILVSLMVGLHIMSVLRRQDATIQGQLEELGRHNQELDAFTRRVAHDLMSPLAPLKGYLTLVRRSGEVKNPGVLEMLAQCESSAVRMGELIEALLRFCRAGTRGERTAGELDTAVSTLLLEVSQTAAAQGVALERELEAGVEVDCPGQLLQVVARNLLSNAVKYTAGRPEPRVTVRVATEGTDAVLEVTDNGLGMSAATQASLFQPFFRAPEVRGIPGHGLGLATTRRVVEAHGGALVVNSEEGKGTRMTVRFPKVSGSTLSAGALATVESGQNRASAARKAP
- a CDS encoding GAF domain-containing protein, which gives rise to MVEAFVKVSEASRLLLEKGLVPATGAEALGMVAHALGVHRAFIFENRAPSFSTKGRFVADLRHAWAKPGIASPLANASLRTFAFRDFAPGWADMLEGGLAVACPTVEAPVMMRELLVQQGVHSSLLCPITPAREWWGFIGFEDCERARVWRPEEISILKSLARAVGASVRQAQMRASLNQVRSTLRGSVLQTASSDS